One Apostichopus japonicus isolate 1M-3 chromosome 14, ASM3797524v1, whole genome shotgun sequence genomic window carries:
- the LOC139980370 gene encoding uncharacterized protein isoform X3 produces the protein MLLATIAILWIPIFHVCSTDSSVNHTKNEPTVPDACGAHGVCHCQFQEELGFFVDCSRRKLRNIPRNIPSNVTLIDLSENNLHEIPPNAFYEQPSLNALEIQNNKISNIPGDVFPDSTGMLALNFSVNIIENLEPTSFRGLINLKKLSLSSNQLSELPEDVFKFTRHLQYVELNSNKIKKLPGMLFNMAPFLQYIVLRENRLQSLPADLLAMTSELKYADFSRNNLKGVPDLFFANVSKVQYTDFSENDLRYVSENLFGYQTDLKFLYLFDNKLKVIPPNIFAPTYQLAEIRLSGNQISKLPGKLFRNLQEPFRLFLDRNKLTKLPEDLFEGLADVLTLNLSMNYLDSLPYDFFVHEYGVFELEAANNHFTCYPSDMFKFPVEPNKIRFSSNRITHFASRNHPLGNITTVSYLYLSGNSISVLPTNLFKETVVSVLLDLSDNQISNIPPGLFNASTTPHRLTMLFLHKNYITTVSKDDFAALKSLTSLSLFDNKIQRLDDGVFRTDRLGDIFLFQNNLTNLGGKPFQCDKITEIHLYGNQIKSISAETLDELTNQTVLYINCDALGELPEEIDHRRIVCVGSMSLPGVHLSNLNIFKREILETGGFSCEEIPGEFVCTPCGAGTFGDPALRGCRNCPQGGFYEDEAAQTILKDWGNPCKVCNVGTYVRSGKGTSIKDCEVCPEGTVQSRNAGYRACFCKEGYARVDRYGSCSICLENGLNCSQDFQSVQQGFTWNWSTPNSNLSNYKKFVTNLQVESMSLDDFTSYKEQIPKIYKCPRQENCANDNGEIEGNCAEGYTGWLCTNCKARFYSVLGSCVPCPSMISLIVESTGFLIVCVFVCLLLAWQIKKRGKGGDDSRSPIDVIIARIKILLGFYQVIGEIIISLHDINWNGPLEVIGVFLSALEVNVMRLFVRPRCFDEKLDITPQAQFVIGTVSLLLIALIPVTFYQVKKVYAYLKHRSSATDVTSIHLRQLHHLKSRLFAFVVVLWFVFYPPVCSIIFSMYPRACKTFSLDHDKQYNITRLRADFDIDCNGLGTYHISAYIFTVSYVIAFPVTLLYLLWKNCSLSPTSEEKDEHNLLESDDGSDGPLLLNVARRDRSPPSWLNFLCENYKRDFWFWEIVELTRKVTQTLLITLFGWEDRLTVLLTTCISVLYLILHARYRPMKSSYEQRLQMFSLTVIFINVIVAANEVPDEHEDSIEVILVVLNVIVLLIIVVELLVAIVMHIEHFGIANYMTATVRRLRTAHIQRREMTINE, from the exons TGTGTGCTCGACAGATAGTAGTGTTAACCATACTAAAA ATGAACCCACAGTACCAGATGCTTGTGGAGCTCATGGAGTATGTCATTGTCAGTTTCAAGAGGAACTCGGATTTTTCGTAGACTGCAGTCGAAGAAAACTACGAAATATCCCACGAAATATACCGTCGAATGTTACCTTGAT AGATCTTTCAGAAAATAATCTTCATGAGATTCCACCAAATGCATTCTATGAACAACCAAGTCTGAATGCCCT AGAAATCCAgaacaacaaaatttcaaacatacCAGGAGACGTATTTCCCGATTCGACAGGAATGCTCGCGTT AAATTTCAGTGTTAATATTATTGAAAACCTGGAACCAACGAGTTTTCGTGGTCTCATCAACTTGAAGAAACT TTCTTTGTCATCGAATCAACTATCCGAATTACCTGAGGACGTTTTTAAGTTTACGCGCCATCTTCAGTATGT TGAACTTAAtagcaacaaaataaaaaagctTCCCGGGATGTTATTTAATATGGCGCCCTTTCTGCAGTACAT AGTATTGCGAGAGAATCGTCTTCAGAGCTTACCCGCCGATTTACTCGCTATGACATCTGAACTGAAATACGC CGACTTCTCGAGGAATAATCTAAAGGGAGTACCAGACTTATTTTTTGCCAATGTCTCCAAAGTGCAGTACAC AGACTTTTCAGAAAATGATCTGAGGTACGTTTCTGAAAACCTATTCGGATACCAAACAGATCTAAAGTTCTT GTACTTGTTCGACAACAAATTGAAGGTGATACCACCAAATATCTTTGCACCCACATACCAACTTGCGGAAAT ACGCCTTAGTGGAAATCAAATCAGTAAACTTCCTGGAAAGTTATTTCGCAACTTACAAGAACCGTTCAGGTT GTTTCTTGATAGGaataaattaactaaattaCCGGAAGATCTATTTGAAGGTTTAGCAGACGTTTTAACATT AAATTTGTCTATGAACTATCTGGACAGTTTACCGTATGATTTTTTCGTTCACGAATATGGTGTTTTTGAACT AGAAGCAGCGAACAACCACTTTACATGCTACCCTAGTGATATGTTCAAGTTTCCAGTGGAAccgaacaaaat ACGTTTTTCATCAAATCGAATAACACACTTTGCGTCACGCAACCATCCTTTAGGGAACATTACAACGGTTTCTTATTT ATATTTGTCTGGAAACAGCATCTCAGTTCTTCCAACCAATCTTTTCAAAGAGACCGTCGTATCTGTGCTTCT AGATCTTTCTGATAACCAAATATCCAATATACCACCCGGGCTGTTTAATGCAAGTACAACACCACATCGATTGACTATGTTATTCCTTCATAAGAATTACATAACAACCGTATCGAAGGATGACTTTGCAGCTTTGAAGAGTCTTACGTCCCT ATCTCTATTTGATAACAAGATTCAAAGACTAGACGATGGGGTATTCAGGACTGACCGACTGGGAGACAT ATTtctatttcaaaataatttgaccAATTTAGGTGGAAAACCATTCCAATGCGACAAAATAACAGAAAT ACATCTTTATGGAAACCAAATAAAAAGTATCTCGGCGGAGACCCTCGATGAGCTTACGAACCAAACCGTCCT TTATATTAATTGTGATGCACTTGGTGAGCTCCCCGAAGAAATTGACCACCGACGAAT TGTTTGCGTTGGATCAATGTCCTTACCCGGAGTACATTTATCTAACCTCAACATTTTCAAACGAGAAATACTTGAGACTGGAGGGTTCAGTTGTGAGGAAATTCCCGGAGAATTTGTGTGTACACCATGTGGAGCGGGGACTTTCGGAGATCCAGCACTAAGAGGTTGTCGAAACTGTCCACAAG GTGGGTTTTACGAAGATGAAGCTGCGCAAACGATTCTTAAAGACTGGGGCAACCCATGTAAAGTTTGCAACGTAGGTACCTACGTCAGATCAGGAAAGGGAACTTCAATCAAAGACTGTGAAGTGTGTCCTGAGGGTACCGTCCAGTCTCGGAATGCAGGGTACCGGGCATGTTTTTGCAAGGAAGGTTACGCAAGAGTCGATCGGTATGGATCATGCTCCATTTGTCTTGAAAATGGGTTAAATTGCAGCCAAGATTTCCAGTCTGTGCAGCAGGGTTTCACTTGGAACTGGAGCACTCCAAATTCAAATCTGAGCAACTACAAGAAATTTGTGACAAACCTTCAGGTAGAAAGCATGTCGCTGGATGACTTCACTAGCTACAAGGAACAAATTCCCAAAATTTACAAATGTCCACGTCAAGAAAATTGTGCTAATGACAACGGAGAGATTGAGGGTAACTGCGCAGAAGGGTACACCGGTTGGCTCTGTACCAATTGCAAAGCTCGGTTCTATTCGGTATTAGGATCATGTGTTCCTTGTCCCTCCATGATTAGTCTAATAGTAGAATCTACTGGATTCTTGAtcgtttgtgtatttgtttgtttgttactggCATGGCAAATCAAGAAGAGAGGTAAGGGTGGAGATGACTCAAGATCTCCCATCGACGTCATCATTGCAAGGATAAAAATCTTGCTCGGATTCTACCAAGTTATAGGGGAGATTATTATATCTCTGCATGATATCAACTGGAATGGTCCATTGGAAGTTATAGGGGTATTTCTATCAGCACTGGAAGTGAATGTGATGCGTCTTTTTGTGCGACCTCGATGCTTTGACGAAAAGTTGGATATAACTCCTCAAGCTCAATTTGTTATTGGAACAGTCTCTCTCTTATTGATTGCACTCATTCCCGTCACATTTTATCAAGTGAAAAAGGTTTACGCCTACCTTAAACACCGTTCCTCTGCTACCGATGTCACCTCCATACATCTTCGACAATTACATCATCTAAAGTCCCGCCTATTTGCTTTCGTCGTCGTCTTGTGGTTCGTTTTTTATCCGCCCGTTTGCTCTATCATCTTCAGCATGTATCCTCGTGCTTGTAAAACATTCAGCCTGGACCATGATAAGCAGTACAACATTACGCGTCTTCGAGCCGACTTTGACATAGACTGTAATGGATTAGGCACGTACCATATTTCAGCGTACATCTTCACAGTTTCGTACGTCATTGCATTTCCAGTTACACTTCTTTATCTTCTCTGGAAGAACTGTTCCCTATCTCCAACTTCGGAAGAGAAAGATGAACATAACCTACTTGAGAGCGACGACGGCTCGGACGGTCCATTGCTCCTCAACGTGGCTCGGAGAGACAGATCTCCTCCATCTTGGCTCAACTTTCTTTGTGAAAACTACAAGAGAGACTTCTGGTTCTGGGAAATAGTGGAACTGACAAGAAAGGTTACGCAGACTCTTCTCATCACACTCTTTGGTTGGGAAGACAGATTGACTGTTCTCCTAACAACTTGCATCTCCGTTCTTTACCTAATTCTCCACGCTCGCTATCGACCAATGAAGAGCTCGTATGAACAGAGGCTTCAG ATGTTTTCACTGACAGTTATTTTCATCAACGTTATTGTTGCTGCAAACGAAGTCCCGGATGAACACGAAGACTCCATTGAAGTAATCCTTGTAGTACTGAACGTCATTGTGTTGTTGATTATAGTAG TTGAACTGCTGGTTGCAATCGTTATGCACATTGAACACTTTGGAATAGCAAATTACATGACAGCAACGGTCAGAAGACTCCGGACAGCGCATATTCAACGCAGAGAGATGACCATCAATGAATAG
- the LOC139980370 gene encoding uncharacterized protein isoform X2, with product MLLATIAILCFPIFHVCSTNSSVHHTKNEPTVPDACGAHGVCHCQFQEELGFFVDCSQRKLRNIPRNIPSNVTLIDLSENNLHEIPPNAFHEQPGLHALLLNLNSIELLHTGSFAGLTELELLEIQNNKISNIPGDVFPDSTGMLALNFSVNIIENLEPTSFRGLINLKKLSLSSNQLSELPEDVFKFTRHLQYVELNSNKIKKLPGMLFNMAPFLQYIVLRENRLQSLPADLLAMTSELKYADFSRNNLKGVPDLFFANVSKVQYTDFSENDLRYVSENLFGYQTDLKFLYLFDNKLKVIPPNIFAPTYQLAEIRLSGNQISKLPGKLFRNLQEPFRLFLDRNKLTKLPEDLFEGLADVLTLNLSMNYLDSLPYDFFVHEYGVFELEAANNHFTCYPSDMFKFPVEPNKIRFSSNRITHFASRNHPLGNITTVSYLYLSGNSISVLPTNLFKETVVSVLLDLSDNQISNIPPGLFNASTTPHRLTMLFLHKNYITTVSKDDFAALKSLTSLSLFDNKIQRLDDGVFRTDRLGDIFLFQNNLTNLGGKPFQCDKITEIHLYGNQIKSISAETLDELTNQTVLYINCDALGELPEEIDHRRIVCVGSMSLPGVHLSNLNIFKREILETGGFSCEEIPGEFVCTPCGAGTFGDPALRGCRNCPQGGFYEDEAAQTILKDWGNPCKVCNVGTYVRSGKGTSIKDCEVCPEGTVQSRNAGYRACFCKEGYARVDRYGSCSICLENGLNCSQDFQSVQQGFTWNWSTPNSNLSNYKKFVTNLQVESMSLDDFTSYKEQIPKIYKCPRQENCANDNGEIEGNCAEGYTGWLCTNCKARFYSVLGSCVPCPSMISLIVESTGFLIVCVFVCLLLAWQIKKRGKGGDDSRSPIDVIIARIKILLGFYQVIGEIIISLHDINWNGPLEVIGVFLSALEVNVMRLFVRPRCFDEKLDITPQAQFVIGTVSLLLIALIPVTFYQVKKVYAYLKHRSSATDVTSIHLRQLHHLKSRLFAFVVVLWFVFYPPVCSIIFSMYPRACKTFSLDHDKQYNITRLRADFDIDCNGLGTYHISAYIFTVSYVIAFPVTLLYLLWKNCSLSPTSEEKDEHNLLESDDGSDGPLLLNVARRDRSPPSWLNFLCENYKRDFWFWEIVELTRKVTQTLLITLFGWEDRLTVLLTTCISVLYLILHARYRPMKSSYEQRLQMFSLTVIFINVIVAANEVPDEHEDSIEVILVVLNVIVLLIIVVELLVAIVMHIEHFGIANYMTATVRRLRTAHIQRREMTINE from the exons AGAAATCCAgaacaacaaaatttcaaacatacCAGGAGACGTATTTCCCGATTCGACAGGAATGCTCGCGTT AAATTTCAGTGTTAATATTATTGAAAACCTGGAACCAACGAGTTTTCGTGGTCTCATCAACTTGAAGAAACT TTCTTTGTCATCGAATCAACTATCCGAATTACCTGAGGACGTTTTTAAGTTTACGCGCCATCTTCAGTATGT TGAACTTAAtagcaacaaaataaaaaagctTCCCGGGATGTTATTTAATATGGCGCCCTTTCTGCAGTACAT AGTATTGCGAGAGAATCGTCTTCAGAGCTTACCCGCCGATTTACTCGCTATGACATCTGAACTGAAATACGC CGACTTCTCGAGGAATAATCTAAAGGGAGTACCAGACTTATTTTTTGCCAATGTCTCCAAAGTGCAGTACAC AGACTTTTCAGAAAATGATCTGAGGTACGTTTCTGAAAACCTATTCGGATACCAAACAGATCTAAAGTTCTT GTACTTGTTCGACAACAAATTGAAGGTGATACCACCAAATATCTTTGCACCCACATACCAACTTGCGGAAAT ACGCCTTAGTGGAAATCAAATCAGTAAACTTCCTGGAAAGTTATTTCGCAACTTACAAGAACCGTTCAGGTT GTTTCTTGATAGGaataaattaactaaattaCCGGAAGATCTATTTGAAGGTTTAGCAGACGTTTTAACATT AAATTTGTCTATGAACTATCTGGACAGTTTACCGTATGATTTTTTCGTTCACGAATATGGTGTTTTTGAACT AGAAGCAGCGAACAACCACTTTACATGCTACCCTAGTGATATGTTCAAGTTTCCAGTGGAAccgaacaaaat ACGTTTTTCATCAAATCGAATAACACACTTTGCGTCACGCAACCATCCTTTAGGGAACATTACAACGGTTTCTTATTT ATATTTGTCTGGAAACAGCATCTCAGTTCTTCCAACCAATCTTTTCAAAGAGACCGTCGTATCTGTGCTTCT AGATCTTTCTGATAACCAAATATCCAATATACCACCCGGGCTGTTTAATGCAAGTACAACACCACATCGATTGACTATGTTATTCCTTCATAAGAATTACATAACAACCGTATCGAAGGATGACTTTGCAGCTTTGAAGAGTCTTACGTCCCT ATCTCTATTTGATAACAAGATTCAAAGACTAGACGATGGGGTATTCAGGACTGACCGACTGGGAGACAT ATTtctatttcaaaataatttgaccAATTTAGGTGGAAAACCATTCCAATGCGACAAAATAACAGAAAT ACATCTTTATGGAAACCAAATAAAAAGTATCTCGGCGGAGACCCTCGATGAGCTTACGAACCAAACCGTCCT TTATATTAATTGTGATGCACTTGGTGAGCTCCCCGAAGAAATTGACCACCGACGAAT TGTTTGCGTTGGATCAATGTCCTTACCCGGAGTACATTTATCTAACCTCAACATTTTCAAACGAGAAATACTTGAGACTGGAGGGTTCAGTTGTGAGGAAATTCCCGGAGAATTTGTGTGTACACCATGTGGAGCGGGGACTTTCGGAGATCCAGCACTAAGAGGTTGTCGAAACTGTCCACAAG GTGGGTTTTACGAAGATGAAGCTGCGCAAACGATTCTTAAAGACTGGGGCAACCCATGTAAAGTTTGCAACGTAGGTACCTACGTCAGATCAGGAAAGGGAACTTCAATCAAAGACTGTGAAGTGTGTCCTGAGGGTACCGTCCAGTCTCGGAATGCAGGGTACCGGGCATGTTTTTGCAAGGAAGGTTACGCAAGAGTCGATCGGTATGGATCATGCTCCATTTGTCTTGAAAATGGGTTAAATTGCAGCCAAGATTTCCAGTCTGTGCAGCAGGGTTTCACTTGGAACTGGAGCACTCCAAATTCAAATCTGAGCAACTACAAGAAATTTGTGACAAACCTTCAGGTAGAAAGCATGTCGCTGGATGACTTCACTAGCTACAAGGAACAAATTCCCAAAATTTACAAATGTCCACGTCAAGAAAATTGTGCTAATGACAACGGAGAGATTGAGGGTAACTGCGCAGAAGGGTACACCGGTTGGCTCTGTACCAATTGCAAAGCTCGGTTCTATTCGGTATTAGGATCATGTGTTCCTTGTCCCTCCATGATTAGTCTAATAGTAGAATCTACTGGATTCTTGAtcgtttgtgtatttgtttgtttgttactggCATGGCAAATCAAGAAGAGAGGTAAGGGTGGAGATGACTCAAGATCTCCCATCGACGTCATCATTGCAAGGATAAAAATCTTGCTCGGATTCTACCAAGTTATAGGGGAGATTATTATATCTCTGCATGATATCAACTGGAATGGTCCATTGGAAGTTATAGGGGTATTTCTATCAGCACTGGAAGTGAATGTGATGCGTCTTTTTGTGCGACCTCGATGCTTTGACGAAAAGTTGGATATAACTCCTCAAGCTCAATTTGTTATTGGAACAGTCTCTCTCTTATTGATTGCACTCATTCCCGTCACATTTTATCAAGTGAAAAAGGTTTACGCCTACCTTAAACACCGTTCCTCTGCTACCGATGTCACCTCCATACATCTTCGACAATTACATCATCTAAAGTCCCGCCTATTTGCTTTCGTCGTCGTCTTGTGGTTCGTTTTTTATCCGCCCGTTTGCTCTATCATCTTCAGCATGTATCCTCGTGCTTGTAAAACATTCAGCCTGGACCATGATAAGCAGTACAACATTACGCGTCTTCGAGCCGACTTTGACATAGACTGTAATGGATTAGGCACGTACCATATTTCAGCGTACATCTTCACAGTTTCGTACGTCATTGCATTTCCAGTTACACTTCTTTATCTTCTCTGGAAGAACTGTTCCCTATCTCCAACTTCGGAAGAGAAAGATGAACATAACCTACTTGAGAGCGACGACGGCTCGGACGGTCCATTGCTCCTCAACGTGGCTCGGAGAGACAGATCTCCTCCATCTTGGCTCAACTTTCTTTGTGAAAACTACAAGAGAGACTTCTGGTTCTGGGAAATAGTGGAACTGACAAGAAAGGTTACGCAGACTCTTCTCATCACACTCTTTGGTTGGGAAGACAGATTGACTGTTCTCCTAACAACTTGCATCTCCGTTCTTTACCTAATTCTCCACGCTCGCTATCGACCAATGAAGAGCTCGTATGAACAGAGGCTTCAG ATGTTTTCACTGACAGTTATTTTCATCAACGTTATTGTTGCTGCAAACGAAGTCCCGGATGAACACGAAGACTCCATTGAAGTAATCCTTGTAGTACTGAACGTCATTGTGTTGTTGATTATAGTAG TTGAACTGCTGGTTGCAATCGTTATGCACATTGAACACTTTGGAATAGCAAATTACATGACAGCAACGGTCAGAAGACTCCGGACAGCGCATATTCAACGCAGAGAGATGACCATCAATGAATAG